Proteins encoded together in one Chiloscyllium plagiosum isolate BGI_BamShark_2017 chromosome 3, ASM401019v2, whole genome shotgun sequence window:
- the marcksa gene encoding myristoylated alanine-rich protein kinase C substrate a has protein sequence MGAQFSKTAANRETVGEKAGEAAAGSPSKTNGQENGHVKVNGDASPAAASAAAPAAEPAAEKEELQANGATPAEESKEDGGTAAAPPAAAAAATSAPVSSEAASTSASASTPPAAAKPAETNGESAESGSPAEGEAAAAKGEEAAAPASTSAASPANSETPKKKKKRFSFKKSFKLSGFSFKKTKKETGDSAENEASASAAAPAPAAPEEEKEKEQGASPPAAAPDSAAEAGTTEETKPKPSQEGDASSPAPAPASEPAAASANSEEKREETGASQEDKPEDKAPESGALQDAKAPEEPSKANEEKPTAEQASSNPTANAEASTTEQEAAAVQEPPPAAAEPAVPQEVPSESSPAPPTTDSAE, from the coding sequence GAGAATGGCCATGTGAAGGTGAACGGAGACGCGTCTCCAGCTGCAGCCTCCGCCGCTGCGCCCGCCGCTGAGCCCGCCGCGGAGAAGGAGGAGCTGCAGGCGAATGGGGCGACCCCGGCCGAGGAGAGCAAAGAGGACGGGGGTACGGCGGCCGcaccaccagcagcagcagcagcagcaacatcgGCGCCGGTGAGCAGCGAGGCGGCCAGCACCAGCGCCAGCGCCAGCACCCCCCCGGCCGCGGCCAAGCCCGCAGAGACGAACGGGGAGTCGGCGGAGAGCGGGTCCCCGGCGGAGGGCGAGGCGGCGGCGGCCAAGGGCGAGGAAGCGGCGGCCCCTGCTTCGACCTCGGCCGCCAGCCCGGCCAACAGCGAGACcccgaagaagaagaagaaacgCTTCTCCTTCAAGAAGTCCTTCAAGCTCAGCGGCTTCTCCTTCAAGAAGACCAAGAAGGAGACGGGGGACAGCGCAGAGAACGAAGCGTCTGCCTCTGCCGCTGCCCCAGCCCCAGCAGCCCCtgaggaggagaaggagaaggagcaAGGCGCCTCTCCTCCCGCAGCCGCTCCTGATAGCGCAGCAGAGGCCGGCACCACCGAGGAGACCAAACCCAAACCCAGCCAGGAAGGCGATGCCAGCTCCCCCGCCCCCGCCCCGGCCAGCGAGCCGGCGGCAGCCTCTGCCAACTCGGAGGAAAAGAGAGAGGAGACCGGCGCCTCGCAGGAGGACAAGCCCGAAGACAAGGCTCCCGAAAGCGGGGCCCTACAGGATGCCAAAGCTCCGGAGGAACCCAGCAAGGCCAACGAAGAGAAACCCACAGCGGAGCAAGCCTCGTCCAACCCAACTGCCAACGCTGAAGCCTCCACAACTGAGCAAGAGGCGGCAGCGGTCCAAGAAccaccaccagcagcagcagagcCAGCTGTACCACAGGAGGTACCATCCGAGTCTAGTCCAGCGCCACCAACTACCGACTCAGCAGAGTAA